A region of the Pantoea alfalfae genome:
TATGGGCATCACGCATGTTATTCGCGGTGAAGACCACATCAACAACACACCACGTCAGATCAATATCCTTAAAGCGATTGGCGCGCAGGTTCCGGTCTATGCCCACGTCTCAATGATCCTGGGCGACGATGGCAAAAAGCTCTCCAAGCGTCATGGCGCAGTAGGGGTGATGCAGTATCGGGATGATGGCTACCTGCCGGAAGCGCTGCTCAACTATCTGGTTCGTCTGGGCTGGTCGCATGGCGATCAGGAAATTTTCAGCGTGCCTGAAATGACTGAGCTGTTTACTCTGGACGCCGTCAGTAAGTCTGCCAGTGCGTTCAACACAGAGAAACTGCAGTGGCTGAACCATCACTACATCAATACGCTGCCGCCAGAATATGTGGCGACGCATCTGCAGTGGCATATTGAAGAGCAGAAAATTGATACCCGTACCGGGCCGGAACTGGCGAAACTGGTTAGCCTGCTGGGCGAGCGCTGCAAAACGCTGAAGGAGATGGCGGCGTCCTGTCGCTACTTCTATGAAGACTTTGCAGAGTTTGATGCCGATGCCGCGAAGAAACATCTTCGTCCGGTGGCGCGTCAGCCGCTGGAAGTCGTGCGCGATAAGCTGGCCGCAATCACTGAATGGAACGCTGAAAACGTCCATCAGGCGATTCAGAGCACCGCAGATGAGCTGGACGTGGGGATGGGTAAAGTCGGCATGCCGCTGCGTGTGGCGGTAACCGGCGCCGGTCAGTCACCGGGTCTGGACGTCACTGTTGCAGCGATTGGCCGCAGCCGCAGTGTGGCACGTATTGAGCAGGCTCTGGCCTTTATCAGTGAGCGTGAAGCACAGGCTTAATAAACACAGCCGGAAGCATCACGCTTCCGGTTTCTTTACTCTTCACCAATTCCCAGACGCTGCATAACGCCCTTAATCCCTTCACGTAAGATTAATGCGGTGAACTGATCCTGTTCATCCTGACTCATTTGCTGGATGGAACTTATCAATAACGCAGGTAAAGAATTAGCCACTGCACCATAGGTCGCTGGGGGCTCGTTGAGATTGCGTGTTGACTGAATAAAACTTTTTACGCGTTCATCAATATGAATCAGACGTGCCTTACCGCCTTGTACACCGGGCTTTGGCGTGGTTGTCCAGTTCTCTCGCTTGATCCATTTGTTCACCGTTTGCCGACTGTAACCCGTTTCTGCAGCCAGCTCTTCGGGAGTAAGCCATTCCTTTTTCACGATGCTGTCCCTGTTAAATACATTAGCGGTACATATTACAGCAAAACGTAACGGGGGAAAGTAACTGAAGCTGAAATTGCCTTTTGTCTTTTGACAAAAGGCAAAACAGGATTACTGCGGGTTGCTGGCAGGTTCTGCGGCAGGGCGGAAGGCAAGGAAGTAAGCCAGGCCAACGAAGACGGCACCGCCCACAGCATTGCCCAGGAAGACGGCAACAAAGTTAGGGAGATACTCTGCCCAGCTCATCTGACCGGCAAAAATGGCGGCCGGAATGATAAACATGTTGGCGACAACGTGCTGGAAGCCAATGGCAACAAACGCCATAACCGGGAACCACATGCCGAAGATCTTGCCGACCACATCTTTACTGGCAAACGCCAGCCACACCGCCAGACACACCAGCCAGTTACAGCCAATGCCGGAAATAAAGGCGTGCAGGAAATCGGCATGGACTTTTGCAGAGGCAATCGCAACGGTCTTTTTCAGGTAATCGCCCTCGGTCATACCCAGCATGTGACCAAAGAACCAGGCGACCGCCACGCTGCCGAGGAAGTTCGCCAGGGTCACCCAGAACCAGTTTCGCGCCACGCTCATAAAGCTGATACGGCGGGCAAACCAGGCTACCGGCAGGGTCATCATATTGCCGGTCAGCAGCTCACCACCCGCCAGCACGGTCATGATGATACCCACCGGGAAGACAGCCGCGCCTAACAGGCCACCAAATGAGCCCCACTCAGCCGGCAGGGTGTTAATCACGTGAAGATCCAGCAGGAAGCCGGTCGCAATAAATGCGCCCGCCATAAAGCCGAGAATCAGGAGGATGCTGACAGGCGCACGGCTTTTGGCCACGCCTGACTGGATCGCCAGTTGTGCGATTTCTTTAGGTGTATGCAGCGACATAGTATCTCAATAGTTTTTTATGATTAATGGGACGATAACGCCTGGTGGACGCGTGGTGTGCGGGAGAGGGTCCCGGTGACCACTAAATTAGCGGGCTAAGTTTTGCACGCGAAAAAGACGAAGACAAGAAAATTCCTATAACATATTTAACCGGGAATTAACCTCACGGCAGACTGAATAACAGTTAAAAAACGGTCCTGCCTGACCAGACACGATTTTCACCTGCAGCATGCTGCTGAAACTTCGCAGGTTGCCGCCTTTTTCAGCGATCAAACAGAGAATGTCATTTTGCCGTTGACACCCTGGAGGCGGTTTCATATTATGCCGTCCGTCGCTTAACGCGACAGTTTTTCGGTTCGGGGCTATAGCTCAGCTGGGAGAGCGCCTGCATGGCATGCAGGAGGTCAGCGGTTCGATCCCGCTTAGCTCCACCAAACTTCTTCCCAAAAGTTTGGCACTGAAAAACGAGTCCAGATGTGGGGGTATAGCTCAGCTGGGAGAGCGCTTGCATGGCATGCAAGAGGTCAGCGGTTCGATCCCGCTTATCTCCACCATTTTCTGACACGTCGTTGTCAACATCCTTTCTGCTATCTCTTTCATTCGCCTTCTCGTGCGGATAAAAACCTTATTGCTTTACTATTCACGCCACGCTGCTGCATACGCTCAGGCGTTTCAACGGGCATGACCTTCCGGGACGCGGTGCTGTCTCTCGCGCATGGTTTAACAGCAGATGTGACTTT
Encoded here:
- the gltX gene encoding glutamate--tRNA ligase, with translation MKIKTRFAPSPTGYLHVGGARTALYSWLFARHNQGEFVLRIEDTDLERSTPEAIEAIMDGMNWLSLDWNEGPYYQTKRFDRYNAVIDEMLEAGTAYKCYCSKERLEALREEQMANNEKPRYDGRCRDSHEHHADDEPCVVRFRNPQDGSVIFDDQIRGPIEFSNQELDDLIIRRTDGSPTYNFCVVVDDWDMGITHVIRGEDHINNTPRQINILKAIGAQVPVYAHVSMILGDDGKKLSKRHGAVGVMQYRDDGYLPEALLNYLVRLGWSHGDQEIFSVPEMTELFTLDAVSKSASAFNTEKLQWLNHHYINTLPPEYVATHLQWHIEEQKIDTRTGPELAKLVSLLGERCKTLKEMAASCRYFYEDFAEFDADAAKKHLRPVARQPLEVVRDKLAAITEWNAENVHQAIQSTADELDVGMGKVGMPLRVAVTGAGQSPGLDVTVAAIGRSRSVARIEQALAFISEREAQA
- a CDS encoding YfeC-like transcriptional regulator; the encoded protein is MKKEWLTPEELAAETGYSRQTVNKWIKRENWTTTPKPGVQGGKARLIHIDERVKSFIQSTRNLNEPPATYGAVANSLPALLISSIQQMSQDEQDQFTALILREGIKGVMQRLGIGEE
- a CDS encoding formate/nitrite transporter family protein; translation: MSLHTPKEIAQLAIQSGVAKSRAPVSILLILGFMAGAFIATGFLLDLHVINTLPAEWGSFGGLLGAAVFPVGIIMTVLAGGELLTGNMMTLPVAWFARRISFMSVARNWFWVTLANFLGSVAVAWFFGHMLGMTEGDYLKKTVAIASAKVHADFLHAFISGIGCNWLVCLAVWLAFASKDVVGKIFGMWFPVMAFVAIGFQHVVANMFIIPAAIFAGQMSWAEYLPNFVAVFLGNAVGGAVFVGLAYFLAFRPAAEPASNPQ